In Synechococcus sp. A18-25c, a single window of DNA contains:
- the ndhO gene encoding NAD(P)H-quinone oxidoreductase subunit O: MAETPSSPAPAAKAKPALKKGALVRVNQSAYAGSLEAGASDPQPPAYILEGPGEVLVVKGDYAQVRWRRPVPDVWLRMDQLEPFS, encoded by the coding sequence ATGGCCGAGACACCGTCGAGCCCTGCACCAGCTGCCAAGGCCAAACCGGCCCTAAAGAAGGGTGCTCTGGTGCGGGTGAACCAATCCGCCTATGCGGGCAGCCTCGAAGCAGGAGCCAGTGATCCCCAACCTCCTGCCTACATCTTGGAAGGGCCGGGTGAAGTGCTGGTTGTGAAAGGTGACTACGCCCAAGTGCGTTGGCGTCGCCCGGTTCCTGACGTTTGGCTGCGGATGGATCAGCTGGAACCGTTCTCCTGA
- a CDS encoding iron uptake porin, giving the protein MKLFKQLLVAPAALGLLAPVAVGATEVNVAGVADYASTGEQVTSIDQFSDVYPTDWAYQALSNLIERYGCVAGYPDGSYRGNRAMTRFEAAALLNACLDRVTEVTDEVKRLVMEFEKELAILKGRVDGLEARVGELEATQFSTTTKLKGQTTFVIGASTASSNVDGAADFYAATQGATTFNYDTRLFLDTSFTGKDLLRTMLRAGNFGSSVFGNGMTTMETAFEEPSGPNSVTINRVWYQFPIGENFTATVGGLVRQDDMLAVWPSAYPADTVLDFFTYAGAPGAYNLALGQGGGLSWAKDGFSISANYVSANGFVSDPNPGLFVSDDDDFIGEDFTDNCGGIGTDCAASNGTVQIAYTDDNWGIAAAYNYASGDNGIGIYSGNGTPAAVSFAGLGVTNSFGLSAYWSPESASWFPSISTGWGINTTNIDNDSSTFADSATSQSWYVGLQWSDVFLKGNAAGMAVGQSTFITGVDFDSDYEGSEFIGDGNYAWEWWYMFQVTDNISVTPALFYLSRPLGQGTAGLGGGGLGPDGEPVGDNDNTFSNFGGLIKTTFKF; this is encoded by the coding sequence ATGAAACTTTTCAAGCAACTGCTGGTTGCTCCTGCTGCCCTGGGCCTGCTGGCTCCTGTCGCTGTTGGTGCAACTGAGGTCAATGTTGCTGGTGTCGCCGACTACGCCTCTACTGGCGAGCAGGTCACCAGCATCGATCAGTTCTCTGACGTCTACCCGACGGACTGGGCTTATCAGGCTCTGAGCAACCTGATCGAGCGCTACGGCTGCGTCGCTGGCTACCCCGACGGTTCCTACCGCGGTAACCGTGCGATGACCCGCTTCGAAGCGGCCGCACTCCTGAACGCTTGTCTCGACCGCGTCACCGAAGTGACCGACGAGGTGAAGCGACTTGTGATGGAGTTCGAGAAAGAGCTCGCAATCCTCAAGGGCCGTGTTGACGGTCTGGAAGCTCGCGTGGGCGAACTGGAAGCCACTCAGTTCTCCACCACCACCAAGCTGAAGGGTCAAACCACCTTCGTGATCGGTGCTTCCACTGCGTCCAGCAACGTGGACGGCGCTGCCGATTTCTACGCTGCCACTCAGGGCGCCACCACCTTCAACTACGACACCCGTCTGTTCCTGGACACCAGCTTCACGGGTAAGGACCTGCTGCGCACCATGCTGCGTGCCGGCAACTTCGGTTCTTCCGTGTTCGGCAACGGCATGACCACCATGGAGACGGCTTTCGAAGAGCCCTCCGGTCCCAACAGCGTCACCATCAACCGCGTCTGGTACCAGTTCCCCATCGGTGAGAACTTCACCGCAACTGTTGGTGGCTTGGTTCGTCAGGACGACATGCTGGCTGTTTGGCCCAGCGCATACCCCGCTGACACTGTTCTCGACTTCTTCACCTACGCCGGTGCACCTGGTGCCTACAACCTGGCCCTGGGTCAAGGTGGTGGCCTGAGCTGGGCGAAAGATGGTTTCAGCATCAGCGCTAACTATGTCAGCGCTAACGGCTTCGTTTCCGACCCCAATCCTGGTCTGTTCGTCAGCGATGACGACGACTTCATCGGCGAAGACTTCACCGACAACTGTGGTGGTATCGGTACCGATTGCGCTGCCTCTAACGGCACCGTGCAGATCGCTTACACCGATGACAACTGGGGTATCGCTGCTGCGTACAACTACGCTTCCGGCGATAACGGAATTGGCATCTACAGCGGCAACGGCACTCCTGCAGCCGTTTCTTTCGCTGGCCTTGGAGTCACCAATTCCTTCGGCCTGAGTGCTTACTGGTCTCCTGAATCAGCCAGCTGGTTCCCGAGCATCAGCACCGGTTGGGGTATCAACACCACCAACATCGATAACGACTCCAGCACCTTCGCTGACAGCGCCACTTCCCAGTCTTGGTACGTGGGTCTGCAGTGGTCTGATGTCTTCCTGAAAGGCAATGCCGCTGGTATGGCCGTCGGCCAGTCCACCTTCATCACCGGCGTCGACTTCGACTCCGACTACGAAGGCAGCGAGTTCATCGGCGATGGCAACTACGCCTGGGAATGGTGGTACATGTTCCAAGTCACCGACAACATCTCTGTGACTCCTGCGCTCTTCTACCTGAGCCGTCCTCTCGGACAAGGAACTGCTGGCCTTGGCGGCGGTGGCCTCGGACCTGACGGTGAGCCCGTCGGCGACAACGACAACACCTTCTCCAACTTCGGCGGTCTCATCAAGACCACCTTCAAGTTCTGA
- a CDS encoding TIGR01777 family oxidoreductase, with protein MRLLLIGCTGLVGRGLVPQLQAAGHQLTVVSRRPSPAGLASAQAAQLDWIQLDPATAASWEPSTPLYEALKLCDGVVNLAGEPIAEQRWTAQHRLLLESSRLDTTRYLVAAMATLDHPPSVLVNASAVGFYGTSAEARFDEASAAGADFLAQLCQGWEQAAAAKPASMRLVQLRIGIVLSADGGALAKMLPVFRAGFGGPIGSGRQWMSWIERSDLCTMIQTALESDSWSGAFNAVAPQPVSMATFASSLGRCLGRPSLLPVPGPMLQLLLGDGAKVVLEGQHVSSTRLESVGFSFRCPTLPVALDVATSSRRR; from the coding sequence ATGCGCCTCCTGCTGATTGGTTGCACCGGTCTGGTGGGCCGTGGTCTGGTTCCTCAGCTTCAAGCGGCAGGCCATCAACTCACTGTGGTGAGTCGCCGGCCATCACCAGCGGGATTGGCCTCAGCTCAGGCTGCGCAGCTCGATTGGATCCAACTCGACCCTGCAACGGCGGCCAGTTGGGAGCCATCCACGCCCCTGTATGAGGCGCTGAAGTTATGTGATGGCGTTGTGAATCTGGCTGGTGAACCGATCGCGGAACAGCGCTGGACAGCCCAGCATCGTTTGTTGCTCGAAAGCAGTCGCCTGGACACGACCCGCTATCTGGTTGCTGCCATGGCCACGCTGGATCATCCACCTTCGGTTTTGGTCAATGCCTCGGCTGTGGGTTTTTACGGCACAAGCGCAGAGGCTCGCTTCGATGAAGCCAGTGCTGCCGGCGCCGATTTCCTGGCACAGCTTTGTCAAGGCTGGGAACAGGCCGCTGCCGCTAAGCCAGCGTCCATGCGTCTGGTGCAGCTGCGCATCGGCATTGTGCTGTCGGCCGACGGTGGCGCACTGGCCAAGATGCTTCCGGTGTTCCGTGCCGGTTTCGGTGGTCCGATCGGCTCGGGGCGTCAGTGGATGAGCTGGATCGAGCGCAGTGATCTCTGCACGATGATTCAGACGGCACTGGAATCGGACTCTTGGTCCGGGGCATTCAATGCCGTCGCGCCTCAACCCGTCTCCATGGCGACCTTTGCCAGCAGTCTGGGACGTTGTCTTGGTCGGCCCAGTCTGCTGCCCGTTCCTGGGCCAATGCTGCAGCTGTTGCTCGGGGACGGCGCCAAGGTTGTTCTTGAGGGGCAGCATGTCAGCTCCACCCGTCTTGAGTCAGTGGGCTTCAGCTTCCGCTGTCCGACTTTGCCCGTTGCACTTGACGTTGCCACCAGCTCCAGACGCCGTTGA
- a CDS encoding J domain-containing protein: MSFNAAGHDPSTDPYAVLQVASSATQEELKAAYRRLVKQHHPDAGGDEETILALNAAWEQLGDPQSRRAFDRQSGLARDEARARGARNARASQAARRASGQGASADQELATWLQKVYVPIDRLLGQVINPFAGELRALSADPYDDALMEAFCNYLEQSRIRLDKVKTLFQSLPTPPSANGFGLSVYHCLSQVEDAIAELERYTMGYVDNYLHDGREMLREARQRRKRLQDERRRLEIV; this comes from the coding sequence TTGAGCTTCAACGCTGCGGGCCACGACCCATCTACTGACCCTTATGCCGTGCTCCAGGTGGCGTCGAGTGCCACGCAGGAGGAGTTGAAAGCAGCGTATCGCCGCTTGGTGAAACAGCACCATCCCGATGCGGGTGGCGATGAGGAAACCATCCTTGCTCTTAATGCTGCCTGGGAGCAGCTCGGAGATCCGCAGAGCCGTCGTGCTTTCGATCGGCAGAGTGGTTTGGCCCGTGACGAAGCCCGTGCCCGCGGGGCGCGCAACGCGCGCGCCAGTCAGGCGGCGCGACGCGCTTCAGGACAGGGTGCCAGTGCTGATCAGGAGCTGGCCACCTGGCTTCAGAAGGTCTATGTCCCTATTGACCGGTTGCTCGGTCAGGTGATCAATCCGTTTGCCGGGGAACTGCGCGCCCTGTCGGCTGACCCCTATGACGATGCGCTGATGGAAGCGTTTTGCAACTATCTCGAACAGAGCCGTATCCGTCTCGACAAAGTCAAGACGCTTTTTCAGTCGCTTCCCACACCACCCTCTGCGAACGGTTTCGGTTTGAGCGTCTATCACTGTCTCTCTCAGGTGGAAGACGCCATTGCGGAGCTTGAGCGGTACACGATGGGGTATGTCGACAACTACCTTCACGATGGCCGGGAGATGCTGCGGGAAGCGCGGCAGCGTCGCAAACGGCTGCAAGACGAACGCCGTCGCCTGGAGATCGTCTGA
- a CDS encoding phospholipid carrier-dependent glycosyltransferase, whose protein sequence is MGLVGFRLGLLLLWLMATAADRLWWSQHTALPSWDQADYLNSALDHGRALGVLAGGDWQGWNALLDLSPKIPPLASLVNGSVMALAGDSPSQAAWSLSLWNALLLVATAGWALQLLRPLRKARAFALLAVSAVVLAPMLLELRTDYVLELPLMAMVTLALWRLGAWWAPQGGGRWWQAGLAAAAVAAALLVKQSSLLVLLPALGWCLLTAQRIGKGRRLQAMAGFGLVLLAVLPWLRHNWITTLGGTNRAVIESAAREGDPAVFSLEGWLWYLRVLPGQIGWVVLCLGIAGVLVWIWKQRLRGASSVTLGTDCRDAWCWLIGTLLLGWLVTNLSPNKDARYIAPLLPSLLLLLTRGWWQWGESIRQRWPSRSHWLPGVALAAGGLAVLASSWLTQSARLRLTNAQPLEAIVARAGGADPTAEPATLIVVPSTPDLNQHNVSYYGRRNGGQLVGRQLGGSPDHIQPALRHATWVLLAEGNQGSVRKAARVFDQAIRDSGVFQQVEVFPRPEGGSYSLWRRRASAPAPVGFEHRFPELASGMAVGPQGLDPVFSSVATEHMLDGHFNYRQVVQAESMDRLAQNSSDVQARWNLALLAVLGNRPEEAARQFEALEALLPENPWPSAYRSVVLLAGWNPWLAASTAAQARVRHGSEPILDSLESLSAVLGGALWRLPEAIQSVPAAVSSVEDALNPQENGSS, encoded by the coding sequence ATGGGGTTGGTTGGGTTTCGCTTAGGGCTGCTGCTGCTCTGGCTGATGGCGACAGCGGCGGATCGGCTTTGGTGGAGTCAACACACGGCTCTTCCCTCCTGGGACCAGGCCGACTACCTCAACAGCGCGCTGGATCATGGTCGTGCTTTGGGTGTTCTGGCAGGGGGTGATTGGCAGGGTTGGAACGCTTTGCTGGATCTATCGCCGAAGATTCCGCCGTTGGCCTCGCTGGTGAACGGTTCCGTGATGGCCTTGGCGGGAGATTCACCCTCGCAGGCCGCCTGGAGTCTGAGTCTCTGGAATGCGTTACTCCTCGTCGCAACAGCGGGTTGGGCCCTCCAGTTACTGCGACCGTTGCGGAAGGCAAGGGCATTCGCCTTGCTGGCTGTTTCGGCAGTGGTGCTGGCTCCGATGCTGTTGGAGTTGCGGACCGATTACGTCCTTGAACTGCCATTGATGGCCATGGTCACGCTGGCGCTTTGGCGGCTGGGTGCCTGGTGGGCTCCCCAGGGTGGTGGCCGCTGGTGGCAAGCCGGGTTGGCCGCCGCCGCTGTGGCCGCAGCGCTTCTGGTCAAACAGAGCTCCCTGCTGGTGCTTCTGCCCGCTCTGGGGTGGTGTCTGTTGACGGCGCAGCGCATCGGCAAGGGCCGACGACTGCAGGCAATGGCTGGTTTCGGCTTGGTGCTGCTGGCTGTGCTCCCATGGCTGCGTCACAACTGGATTACCACTCTTGGCGGCACCAACCGCGCAGTGATCGAGTCAGCGGCCCGTGAGGGAGATCCTGCTGTGTTCAGTCTTGAGGGCTGGTTGTGGTACTTGCGTGTGCTGCCCGGTCAGATCGGTTGGGTGGTGCTCTGCCTAGGGATCGCTGGGGTGCTGGTGTGGATTTGGAAGCAGCGTCTCAGAGGGGCTTCCTCTGTGACCCTGGGAACGGATTGCCGTGATGCCTGGTGCTGGTTGATCGGAACGTTGCTGTTGGGATGGCTGGTCACGAACCTCAGTCCCAACAAGGATGCGCGTTACATCGCACCGCTGTTGCCGTCCTTGCTGCTCTTGCTCACGCGTGGTTGGTGGCAGTGGGGGGAGTCGATCCGTCAGCGCTGGCCTTCCCGGTCGCACTGGCTTCCTGGCGTTGCCTTAGCCGCAGGTGGTTTGGCGGTGCTGGCATCGTCTTGGCTGACCCAAAGCGCTCGTCTTCGCCTCACCAACGCGCAACCCCTCGAGGCCATCGTTGCTCGGGCCGGTGGAGCCGATCCCACTGCCGAACCGGCAACCCTGATCGTGGTGCCCAGCACGCCTGACCTCAATCAACACAATGTGAGTTATTACGGTCGCCGCAACGGCGGGCAGCTGGTTGGCCGCCAGCTCGGTGGCAGTCCTGATCACATTCAGCCGGCTTTGCGTCACGCCACCTGGGTGTTATTGGCGGAGGGCAACCAAGGTTCGGTTCGCAAAGCTGCCCGAGTCTTCGATCAGGCCATCCGCGACAGCGGGGTCTTTCAGCAGGTGGAGGTGTTCCCCAGGCCGGAAGGTGGCAGTTATTCGTTGTGGCGTCGCCGTGCGAGTGCGCCTGCACCGGTCGGTTTCGAACACCGTTTCCCTGAGCTCGCATCAGGGATGGCAGTTGGGCCCCAAGGTCTTGATCCCGTGTTCAGCAGTGTGGCCACTGAGCACATGCTTGACGGCCATTTCAACTATCGGCAAGTGGTGCAAGCGGAGTCGATGGATCGCCTGGCGCAAAATTCATCCGATGTTCAGGCACGCTGGAATTTGGCTTTGCTCGCCGTCCTTGGGAATCGTCCTGAGGAGGCTGCTCGGCAATTTGAAGCACTGGAAGCCTTACTACCCGAGAATCCATGGCCCAGTGCGTACCGCAGTGTTGTGCTGTTGGCGGGATGGAACCCCTGGCTAGCTGCTTCAACAGCGGCTCAGGCCAGGGTGCGCCACGGTTCTGAACCGATTCTCGACAGCCTGGAATCGTTGTCGGCTGTTCTTGGCGGAGCGCTCTGGAGACTGCCTGAAGCGATTCAGTCGGTGCCGGCAGCCGTGTCCAGCGTTGAAGACGCTCTCAACCCTCAGGAGAACGGTTCCAGCTGA
- a CDS encoding iron-sulfur cluster assembly accessory protein — protein sequence MSSSEATAETAATAVPVTAQSHTSRDGKGILITEPAMQQLAKLCADQGENKVLRVGVRSGGCSGMSYTMDFVPASETLEDDESYDYEAPDGASFTVICDPKSLLYIYGMQLDFSTALIGGGFNFTNPNATQTCGCGSSFAV from the coding sequence ATGTCCAGCTCCGAAGCCACCGCTGAAACCGCAGCAACTGCAGTGCCAGTGACGGCCCAATCCCACACCTCACGGGACGGCAAAGGCATCCTGATCACCGAACCAGCCATGCAGCAACTGGCCAAGTTGTGCGCGGATCAGGGAGAGAACAAGGTGCTACGCGTAGGAGTGCGCTCCGGTGGCTGCAGCGGCATGAGCTACACGATGGATTTTGTGCCGGCATCCGAAACGCTTGAAGATGACGAGAGCTATGACTACGAGGCTCCTGATGGCGCCAGTTTCACGGTGATCTGCGATCCCAAGAGCCTGCTTTACATCTACGGGATGCAGCTCGACTTCAGCACAGCACTGATCGGTGGTGGTTTCAATTTCACCAATCCGAACGCAACGCAAACCTGTGGCTGCGGAAGCTCTTTCGCTGTCTGA
- a CDS encoding cation:proton antiporter has product MDNGLSLYLVAFGGLLLVAVLLDDLAARVRVPGILMVLLLGLLIDNHVDVVGTKQITLLNLDQAQQITEAALVLVLFFGGLTTNWQSVRGVIKPAGRLATIGVLMTAALITLVALGLGLAQGERSMAALLPKCLFVGAMVASTDASAVLALLRPLQGRLPKPLIDLIECESGFNDPMAVVLAGLALALAGGSGMEAGSLVTDLVRQFLLGILIGFFGGSLTVQLLGTRMGLNQSAMLPVVSLALLMVLSGGTSLLGGSPLLAAYVAGLVLGNSKNLDQDRLAEAHSSYAKMAELLLFLCMGLVVNPQDVVHSAALALLLFLVMQLVRLLMVHLFLWRTPFSAGERIFVCWAGLRGAVPIAMAITAWSSGVSWGASMPPIALAVVLYGLFIQGFALVPLARKLNLTLPDDAPEMSIPS; this is encoded by the coding sequence TTGGACAATGGCCTGTCGCTCTATCTGGTGGCTTTCGGGGGATTGCTGCTCGTGGCGGTGCTCCTCGATGATCTGGCGGCACGGGTTCGTGTGCCGGGCATCCTCATGGTGCTCTTGCTCGGCTTGCTGATTGACAACCATGTGGATGTGGTCGGCACCAAGCAGATCACCCTGCTGAACCTCGATCAAGCGCAGCAGATCACGGAAGCGGCCCTCGTGCTGGTGCTGTTCTTCGGCGGGCTCACCACCAATTGGCAATCCGTGCGTGGCGTGATTAAACCAGCGGGTCGATTGGCCACGATTGGCGTGCTGATGACCGCGGCGCTGATCACGCTGGTGGCCCTTGGGCTTGGCCTGGCCCAGGGTGAGAGGTCGATGGCGGCACTGTTGCCGAAATGTCTGTTTGTTGGAGCCATGGTGGCGAGCACTGACGCCTCGGCGGTCCTCGCCTTGCTGAGGCCTTTGCAGGGACGCTTGCCCAAGCCCCTGATTGATCTGATCGAGTGTGAGTCGGGCTTCAACGACCCAATGGCTGTTGTCTTGGCTGGTCTTGCGTTAGCCCTGGCCGGTGGTTCCGGCATGGAAGCTGGATCGCTTGTGACGGACCTCGTGCGTCAGTTCCTGCTCGGCATCCTGATCGGTTTTTTCGGCGGCAGTTTGACCGTCCAGTTGCTGGGGACACGGATGGGGCTCAACCAATCAGCGATGTTGCCCGTGGTCAGCCTGGCGTTGCTGATGGTGCTGAGTGGAGGCACATCGCTGCTGGGCGGAAGCCCCTTGCTGGCTGCTTATGTGGCTGGGTTGGTGCTCGGCAACAGCAAGAATCTTGATCAAGATCGTCTTGCCGAGGCCCATTCCAGCTACGCGAAAATGGCTGAGTTGCTTCTGTTCCTCTGCATGGGCCTGGTGGTGAACCCCCAGGACGTCGTCCATTCAGCAGCGCTTGCGTTGTTGTTGTTCCTCGTGATGCAGCTGGTGCGCTTGCTGATGGTGCATCTCTTCCTGTGGCGGACTCCTTTCAGCGCTGGGGAGCGAATCTTTGTGTGCTGGGCCGGCCTCCGTGGTGCAGTGCCCATCGCCATGGCCATCACGGCTTGGTCCTCTGGGGTGAGCTGGGGCGCCTCCATGCCTCCGATTGCACTTGCCGTGGTTCTCTACGGACTGTTCATTCAGGGCTTTGCGCTGGTGCCATTAGCGCGCAAGTTGAATCTCACCCTGCCGGACGACGCTCCTGAGATGTCCATCCCATCGTGA
- a CDS encoding lipid-A-disaccharide synthase-related protein: MGRLLLLSNGHGEDLSGALLGRALQTEGHVVEALPLVGKGQPYRDAGIGLIGGTQEFSTGGLGYTSLRGRLTELAQGQVIYLLRRLIRLLRIAKRYDLVVVIGDVIPVMAAWLSRRPVATYLVAYSSHYEGRLRLPWPCSDCLRSPRFKAIFSRDQLSADDLSIQLQRHVNFLGNPFMDPVLSDAQRLPPAHRRLGLLPGSRRPELEQNLLLLLRVIDQLPEAWRDNGELQLELALVSSLQDVELSALVAQGQWHLEAGSDNKPSALRRGGCRIWIRRGNFGAVLHSSDLLLCMAGTAAEQAVGLARPVLQLVGQGPQFTEGFAEAQRRLLGPTVFCAPGEAGDPVTLARTAQMVLDLVERIHQDADLKSVCDREAVNRLGPAGGGGRMAASISRLLTLPR; this comes from the coding sequence GTGGGCAGGCTGCTGTTGCTGAGCAATGGTCATGGAGAGGATCTCTCCGGTGCCTTGCTGGGCCGCGCGCTACAGACTGAGGGACACGTCGTTGAAGCACTTCCGCTGGTGGGGAAAGGCCAGCCCTACCGCGATGCAGGCATTGGCCTGATCGGGGGGACGCAGGAGTTCAGCACCGGCGGGCTTGGTTACACAAGCCTGCGAGGGCGCCTGACCGAATTGGCGCAAGGACAGGTGATCTATCTGCTCAGACGGCTGATCCGCCTGCTGCGCATTGCCAAGCGTTACGACCTAGTGGTGGTGATCGGTGATGTGATTCCAGTGATGGCGGCCTGGCTGAGCAGACGTCCTGTGGCCACTTACCTGGTGGCCTATTCCAGTCACTACGAAGGGCGCCTACGCCTGCCATGGCCTTGCAGTGACTGTCTGCGCAGTCCGCGTTTCAAAGCGATCTTCAGCCGAGACCAACTGAGTGCCGACGATCTCAGCATCCAATTGCAACGGCACGTCAATTTTCTCGGCAACCCTTTCATGGATCCTGTGCTGAGCGACGCCCAGCGGCTGCCACCGGCCCATCGCCGGCTAGGGCTATTGCCGGGCAGCCGCCGCCCGGAACTGGAACAGAACCTGCTGCTGTTGCTGCGGGTGATCGATCAGTTGCCGGAGGCTTGGCGCGACAACGGTGAGCTTCAGCTAGAGCTGGCGCTGGTGTCGTCTCTCCAAGATGTGGAGCTCTCTGCATTGGTCGCACAAGGCCAGTGGCATTTGGAGGCTGGGTCGGACAACAAACCTTCGGCCTTGCGTCGAGGCGGCTGCCGCATTTGGATCCGACGCGGCAACTTCGGCGCAGTACTGCATAGTTCCGACCTACTGCTTTGCATGGCCGGAACAGCCGCGGAACAGGCCGTGGGATTGGCACGACCCGTGCTGCAACTGGTGGGACAGGGCCCGCAGTTCACAGAAGGCTTTGCTGAAGCCCAACGACGCCTGCTGGGACCCACCGTGTTTTGTGCCCCTGGCGAGGCTGGTGATCCAGTCACGCTCGCACGCACAGCTCAGATGGTGTTGGACCTCGTCGAGCGAATCCACCAGGACGCCGATCTGAAATCCGTCTGTGACAGAGAGGCTGTGAACCGTCTCGGCCCAGCGGGTGGTGGGGGCAGGATGGCGGCGAGCATCTCCCGACTGCTGACGTTGCCCCGATGA
- the cysK gene encoding cysteine synthase A: MPIAPDITALVGRTPLVRLNRLPQAFDCKAEILAKLESFNPTASVKDRIAGAMVEAAERDGTIEPGQTVLVEPTSGNTGIALAMVAAARGYRLILTMPDTMSTERRSMLRAYGAELQLTPGSEGMQGAITLARELVNEIPGAYLLQQFDNPANPAVHAQSTAEEIWSDTGGSLDAFVAGVGTGGTITGCARVLRERQPNLQVVAVEPAASPVLSGGSAGPHRIQGIGAGFVPPVLDPDLIDEVMTISDDQAMDIGRRLAREEGLLSGVSSGAAVAAALRLGQRPSMEGRRIVVILASFGERYLSTPMFSAASVLPARRDGQL; this comes from the coding sequence ATGCCCATCGCTCCTGACATCACCGCGCTTGTGGGACGCACCCCTCTGGTGAGGCTGAACCGTTTGCCTCAGGCCTTTGATTGCAAGGCTGAGATTCTCGCGAAGCTCGAAAGCTTTAATCCGACGGCCTCGGTAAAGGATCGAATTGCTGGCGCCATGGTGGAGGCTGCCGAGCGTGACGGCACCATCGAACCCGGGCAAACCGTGTTGGTGGAGCCCACCAGTGGCAACACGGGCATCGCGTTAGCCATGGTGGCTGCAGCCCGTGGTTACCGGCTCATCCTCACGATGCCCGACACGATGAGCACGGAGCGGCGATCGATGCTTCGCGCCTACGGCGCCGAGCTTCAGCTCACCCCAGGCAGTGAGGGCATGCAGGGTGCCATCACGTTGGCCCGTGAGTTGGTGAACGAAATCCCAGGTGCGTATCTGCTGCAGCAGTTCGACAATCCGGCGAATCCAGCCGTGCATGCGCAGTCCACCGCTGAAGAGATCTGGAGCGACACTGGTGGTTCTCTCGATGCCTTCGTCGCCGGTGTTGGAACCGGTGGCACCATCACCGGTTGTGCAAGGGTGCTGCGGGAGCGTCAGCCGAATCTGCAGGTTGTTGCAGTTGAGCCCGCAGCCAGTCCGGTTCTGTCGGGTGGATCCGCCGGTCCCCATCGCATCCAGGGCATTGGGGCTGGATTTGTTCCTCCCGTGCTTGATCCTGATCTGATTGATGAGGTGATGACCATTTCCGATGACCAAGCCATGGACATTGGTCGTCGTCTGGCCAGAGAAGAAGGATTGCTGTCCGGAGTGAGCAGTGGTGCCGCTGTGGCCGCCGCACTGCGTCTAGGCCAGCGACCTTCGATGGAGGGTCGTCGCATCGTGGTGATTCTTGCCAGCTTTGGAGAGCGCTATCTCTCGACACCGATGTTCAGTGCTGCCTCGGTCCTGCCGGCCCGGCGGGATGGTCAGCTTTGA